A stretch of the Pseudomonas sp. ACM7 genome encodes the following:
- the rfaP gene encoding lipopolysaccharide core heptose(I) kinase RfaP, with protein sequence MKLMLAEPFKSLWAGRDPFAEVEGLQGEVYRELEARRTLRTEVDGNGFFVKIHRGIGWGEIFKNLLTAKLPVLGAGQEWKAIQRLQEVGVPTMTAVAYGEKGSNPADQHSFIVTEELAPTVSLEDFSIDWIKHPPEPKLKRALIAEVARMTGMMHRAGVNHRDCYICHFLLHTDKPVTADDFRLSVIDLHRAQTRSTITQRWRNKDLAALYFSALDIGLTRRDKLRFLKGYFQQPLRQILGEEAGLLAWLEGKANKLYDRKQRYGDAL encoded by the coding sequence ATGAAGTTGATGCTGGCTGAACCGTTCAAGAGCCTCTGGGCCGGACGTGACCCGTTCGCTGAAGTCGAGGGCCTCCAGGGCGAGGTATACCGCGAACTTGAAGCGCGCCGAACCCTGCGTACCGAAGTCGATGGCAATGGCTTTTTCGTGAAGATCCACCGTGGCATTGGCTGGGGCGAGATCTTCAAGAACCTGCTCACTGCCAAACTGCCGGTGCTCGGTGCCGGCCAGGAATGGAAGGCCATCCAGCGCCTGCAAGAGGTCGGCGTGCCGACCATGACCGCCGTGGCTTACGGCGAGAAGGGCAGCAACCCGGCGGACCAGCATTCGTTCATCGTCACCGAAGAGCTGGCGCCCACTGTCAGCCTTGAAGATTTCAGCATCGACTGGATCAAGCATCCGCCCGAGCCCAAACTCAAGCGTGCACTGATCGCCGAGGTCGCGCGCATGACCGGCATGATGCACCGTGCCGGGGTCAACCATCGCGACTGCTACATCTGTCACTTTCTGCTGCACACCGACAAACCGGTGACGGCCGACGATTTCAGGCTCTCGGTGATCGACCTACACCGCGCCCAGACCCGTTCGACGATTACCCAACGCTGGCGTAACAAGGACCTGGCGGCGCTGTACTTTTCGGCACTGGACATCGGCTTGACCCGTCGTGACAAGTTGCGTTTCCTCAAGGGTTATTTCCAGCAGCCCCTGCGCCAGATTCTGGGCGAGGAAGCCGGGTTGCTCGCCTGGCTCGAAGGCAAGGCCAACAAACTCTACGACCGTAAACAGCGATACGGAGATGCGCTCTGA
- the waaF gene encoding lipopolysaccharide heptosyltransferase II, with product MKILIVGPSWVGDMVMAQTLFQCLKQRHPQCEIDVLAPEWSRPILERMPEVRQALSFPLGHGALELATRRRIGKSLAGQYDQAILLPNSLKSALVPFFAGIPKRTGWRGEFRYGLLNDVRTLDKERYPLMIERFMALAYEPGAELPTPYPRPSLQIDPVTREAAMAKFGLALDRPVLALCPGAEFGESKRWPSEHYAKVAEAKIREGWQVWLFGSKNDHAVGEDIRSRLIPGLREESVNLSGGTSLAEAIDLMSCADAVVSNDSGLMHVAAALNRPLVAVYGSTSPGFTPPLAEHVEIVRLGIECSPCFDRTCRFGHYNCLRQLMPQAVNEALQRLQGTVVEVK from the coding sequence ATGAAAATTCTGATCGTTGGGCCCAGTTGGGTCGGTGACATGGTGATGGCGCAGACACTGTTTCAGTGTCTCAAGCAGCGCCACCCGCAATGCGAAATCGACGTGCTGGCCCCCGAGTGGAGCCGGCCGATTCTTGAGCGCATGCCCGAAGTACGCCAGGCCTTGAGCTTTCCGCTCGGTCACGGGGCTTTGGAGCTGGCGACGCGTCGGCGCATCGGCAAATCCCTGGCTGGCCAGTACGACCAGGCGATCCTGCTGCCCAATTCCCTGAAGTCGGCATTGGTGCCGTTCTTCGCCGGCATCCCGAAACGCACCGGCTGGCGTGGCGAGTTCCGCTACGGCCTGCTCAATGACGTGCGCACACTGGATAAAGAACGTTACCCGCTGATGATCGAACGCTTCATGGCCCTGGCTTACGAGCCCGGTGCCGAGCTGCCGACACCTTATCCACGGCCGAGCCTGCAGATTGACCCGGTCACGCGCGAGGCGGCAATGGCCAAGTTCGGCCTGGCCCTCGACCGCCCGGTGTTGGCGCTGTGCCCCGGTGCCGAGTTCGGCGAGTCCAAGCGCTGGCCGTCCGAGCACTATGCCAAGGTTGCCGAAGCGAAGATCCGCGAAGGCTGGCAAGTCTGGCTGTTCGGTTCGAAAAACGATCACGCCGTCGGCGAAGACATCCGTTCGCGGCTGATTCCCGGTTTGCGTGAAGAGTCGGTGAACCTCAGCGGCGGCACCTCCCTGGCCGAAGCCATCGATCTGATGTCCTGCGCCGATGCGGTGGTGTCCAACGACTCCGGCCTGATGCACGTCGCCGCTGCGCTGAATCGCCCGTTGGTGGCAGTCTACGGCTCGACGTCGCCGGGTTTCACGCCGCCACTGGCCGAGCACGTCGAGATCGTGCGCCTGGGCATCGAATGCAGCCCCTGCTTCGATCGCACGTGCCGTTTCGGTCATTACAACTGCCTGCGCCAGCTCATGCCGCAAGCGGTGAACGAAGCCTTGCAGCGTTTGCAAGGCACTGTGGTCGAGGTCAAATAG
- the glnE gene encoding bifunctional [glutamate--ammonia ligase]-adenylyl-L-tyrosine phosphorylase/[glutamate--ammonia-ligase] adenylyltransferase, translating into MSLPSLAELPGILLPFVTRAEQSFRTAVAGLDNDHGLSNWTPERWAQFARVTAASDFVIEQSVRDPLMLLELVQSGELDRRFAPGELCAQIAAAVNAAETDDGLGRALRRQRTRHQVRIIWRDLTRQCDLTQTCRDLSDMADASIDQAYQWLYSRHCQQFGVPTGRRSGEPQQMVILGMGKLGAVELNLSSDIDLIFAYPEGGETVGVKRSLDNQEFFIRLGQRLIKALDPMTVDGFVFRVDMRLRPYGSAGALVLSFNALEQYYQDQGRDWERYAMIKSRVVAGDQVAGAQLQEMLRPFVYRRYLDFSAIEALRTMKQLIQQEVRRKGMADNIKLGSGGIREVEFIAQAFQLIHGGRDLSLQQRPLLKVLSTLEGQGYLPPAVISELREGYEFLRYTEHAIQAIADRQTQMLPDGAQDQARIAFMLGFADWEAFHEQLMYWRGRVAWHFGQVIADPDEEEGTESEVVVGGEWLPLWEEAQDEEAACRQLEEGGFADATKALKALAGLRSSPQLRAMQRLGRERLDAFIPRLLAQAVEHANPDLVLERVLPLVEAVARRSAYLVLLTENPGALRRLLTLCAASPWIAEQITRFPLLLDELLNEGRLFKPPLAPELAAELRERLTRIPEDDLEQQMEALRHFKLAHRLRVAASEIAGSLPLMKVSDYLTWLAEAILEQVLALAWRQTVAKYGTPLRTDGTLCDPGFIIVGYGKVGGLELGHGSDLDLVFIHDGDPQAETDGPKPIDGAQFFTRLGQRIIHLLTAQTNSGQLYEVDMRLRPSGASGLLVSSLGAFARYQENEAWTWEHQALVRARVLVGSPDVGQAFEKVRAAVLGKSRDLATLRQEVSEMRAKMRDNLGSKSTAAGTGANAFEATAPFDLKQDAGGIVDIEFMVQYAALAWSESHPPLLRWTDNIRILEGLEEEGLMPAEDASLLREAYKAYRSAAHRQALQKDAGVIPGDQFVDERRQVVRIWRELGLS; encoded by the coding sequence ATGAGCCTCCCTTCGCTTGCCGAACTGCCTGGCATCCTCCTGCCGTTTGTCACCCGTGCCGAGCAGTCGTTCCGTACGGCCGTCGCCGGGCTGGACAATGACCATGGTCTGTCCAACTGGACGCCTGAACGCTGGGCGCAATTTGCCCGCGTCACCGCTGCCAGCGACTTCGTGATTGAACAGAGTGTGCGCGACCCACTGATGTTGCTGGAGCTGGTGCAGTCCGGTGAGCTGGACCGACGTTTTGCGCCCGGCGAGCTGTGCGCACAGATTGCGGCAGCGGTGAATGCAGCAGAAACCGACGATGGGCTCGGTCGCGCCCTGCGTCGTCAACGTACCCGCCATCAAGTGCGGATCATCTGGCGCGACCTGACGCGTCAGTGCGATCTGACCCAGACCTGTCGCGACCTCTCGGACATGGCCGATGCCAGCATCGATCAGGCTTATCAGTGGTTGTACTCGCGGCATTGTCAGCAGTTCGGCGTGCCGACTGGCCGGCGCAGCGGCGAGCCGCAGCAGATGGTCATTCTCGGCATGGGCAAGCTCGGCGCGGTGGAACTCAATCTGTCGTCGGACATCGACCTGATCTTCGCCTATCCCGAGGGCGGCGAAACCGTCGGCGTCAAACGCTCGCTGGATAACCAGGAATTTTTCATTCGTCTCGGCCAGCGCCTGATCAAGGCGTTGGACCCGATGACCGTCGACGGTTTTGTATTCCGCGTCGACATGCGCCTGCGGCCTTACGGTTCGGCCGGCGCATTGGTGCTGAGCTTCAACGCGCTGGAGCAGTATTACCAGGATCAGGGTCGCGACTGGGAACGCTATGCGATGATCAAGTCGCGGGTGGTGGCCGGCGATCAAGTGGCCGGCGCGCAATTGCAAGAGATGCTGCGGCCGTTCGTTTACCGGCGTTACCTCGACTTCTCGGCCATCGAAGCGCTGCGCACCATGAAGCAGCTGATTCAGCAAGAAGTCCGACGCAAGGGCATGGCCGACAACATCAAGCTCGGCTCCGGTGGCATTCGTGAAGTCGAATTTATCGCCCAGGCGTTCCAGTTGATCCACGGTGGCCGCGACCTGAGTCTGCAGCAACGTCCTCTATTAAAAGTACTGAGCACGCTGGAAGGTCAGGGTTACCTGCCGCCGGCGGTGATCAGCGAACTGCGCGAAGGCTACGAATTCTTGCGTTACACCGAGCACGCGATCCAGGCGATTGCCGACCGCCAGACCCAGATGCTGCCCGACGGTGCTCAGGATCAGGCGCGCATTGCCTTTATGTTGGGCTTCGCCGACTGGGAGGCTTTCCATGAGCAGCTGATGTATTGGCGTGGCCGCGTGGCTTGGCACTTTGGTCAGGTGATCGCCGATCCCGACGAAGAGGAAGGCACCGAAAGCGAAGTGGTGGTCGGTGGCGAATGGCTGCCGTTGTGGGAAGAGGCTCAGGATGAAGAGGCCGCTTGCCGTCAGTTGGAAGAGGGCGGTTTCGCTGATGCCACCAAAGCCCTGAAAGCGTTGGCCGGTTTGCGCAGCAGCCCGCAGTTGCGGGCGATGCAGCGCTTGGGGCGTGAGCGCCTTGATGCCTTTATTCCGCGGTTGCTGGCTCAGGCCGTGGAGCACGCCAATCCGGATCTGGTGCTGGAAAGAGTATTGCCGCTGGTGGAAGCCGTGGCCCGTCGTTCCGCGTATCTGGTGTTGCTGACCGAGAATCCCGGCGCGCTGCGACGTTTGTTGACCTTGTGCGCCGCGAGCCCGTGGATCGCCGAACAGATCACCCGCTTCCCGCTGCTGCTCGACGAATTGCTCAACGAAGGTCGGCTGTTCAAGCCGCCGCTGGCGCCGGAACTGGCTGCCGAGTTACGCGAGCGTTTGACGCGGATTCCCGAAGACGACCTCGAACAGCAAATGGAAGCCCTGCGGCATTTCAAACTGGCGCACCGTTTACGGGTCGCCGCTTCGGAAATCGCCGGCAGCCTGCCGTTGATGAAGGTCAGTGATTACCTGACCTGGCTCGCCGAAGCGATCCTGGAACAAGTGCTGGCCCTGGCCTGGCGCCAGACCGTGGCCAAATACGGCACGCCGCTGCGTACCGACGGCACCTTGTGCGATCCCGGCTTCATCATTGTCGGTTATGGGAAAGTCGGCGGTCTGGAACTGGGGCATGGTTCGGACCTGGACCTGGTGTTCATTCACGATGGCGATCCGCAGGCGGAAACCGACGGGCCGAAACCTATCGACGGTGCGCAATTTTTCACTCGGCTGGGGCAGCGGATCATTCACTTGCTCACGGCCCAGACCAACTCCGGTCAGCTGTATGAAGTCGATATGCGCCTGCGACCTTCCGGTGCGTCGGGGTTGCTGGTGAGTTCGCTCGGTGCGTTTGCCCGGTATCAGGAAAATGAAGCCTGGACCTGGGAACATCAGGCGCTGGTGCGGGCGCGGGTGCTGGTGGGCAGTCCGGACGTCGGCCAGGCGTTCGAGAAAGTCCGCGCGGCGGTATTGGGCAAGTCGCGGGACCTTGCAACCTTGCGCCAGGAGGTCAGTGAGATGCGCGCCAAAATGCGCGATAACCTTGGCAGCAAGAGCACCGCGGCGGGCACCGGGGCAAATGCCTTCGAGGCCACGGCGCCGTTCGATCTCAAGCAGGACGCCGGAGGTATCGTCGATATTGAATTTATGGTGCAATACGCGGCCCTGGCGTGGTCCGAATCGCACCCGCCATTGCTGCGCTGGACTGACAATATCCGCATTCTGGAAGGGCTGGAGGAGGAAGGGCTGATGCCCGCCGAAGATGCCAGCCTGTTGCGCGAGGCCTATAAAGCCTACCGTTCAGCCGCTCACCGGCAGGCCTTGCAGAAGGACGCCGGGGTGATACCGGGCGACCAGTTCGTGGACGAACGGCGGCAGGTAGTGCGGATCTGGCGCGAGCTGGGATTGAGTTAA
- a CDS encoding glycosyltransferase family 4 protein has translation MQLAFVLYKYFPFGGLQRDFMRIALECQQRGHQIRVYTLIWEGDIPPGFEVLVAPVKAFFNHRRNEKLSEWMEADLAKRPVDRLIGFNKMPGLDVYYAADGCFEDKAQNLRNSLYRRWGRYRHFAEYERAVFAKDAKTEVLMISEVQQPLFIKHYDTPLERFHLLPPGISQDRRAPANAAEIRAEFRREFNLKDDDLLLVQIGSGFKTKGVDRSLKALAALPADLKKRTRLFVIGQDDPKLFQMQSATLGLGDNVTFLKGRSDIPRFLLGADLLIHPAYNENTGTVLLEALVAGLPVLVSAVCGYAHYIAEADAGLVLEEPFDQAQLTQYLTGMLNDAQARAAWSRNGLAFAETADLYSMPQHAADVILAEHA, from the coding sequence ATGCAATTGGCATTCGTCTTGTACAAGTACTTTCCATTCGGGGGCTTGCAGCGCGATTTCATGCGCATCGCCCTGGAATGTCAGCAACGCGGCCATCAGATTCGGGTCTACACGCTGATCTGGGAAGGCGACATTCCACCGGGCTTCGAAGTGTTGGTGGCGCCGGTCAAGGCGTTCTTCAATCATCGACGCAACGAGAAACTCAGCGAATGGATGGAAGCGGATCTGGCCAAGCGTCCGGTGGACCGTTTGATCGGCTTCAACAAAATGCCGGGTCTGGACGTCTACTACGCCGCCGACGGCTGCTTCGAAGACAAGGCGCAAAACCTGCGCAACTCGCTGTACCGCCGTTGGGGCCGCTACCGGCACTTCGCCGAGTACGAACGCGCGGTGTTCGCCAAGGATGCCAAGACCGAAGTGCTGATGATTTCCGAAGTTCAGCAGCCACTGTTCATCAAGCATTACGACACGCCGCTTGAGCGCTTCCATTTGCTGCCGCCGGGTATCTCTCAGGACCGTCGCGCGCCGGCGAATGCCGCCGAGATCCGTGCCGAATTCCGTCGCGAATTCAACCTGAAAGACGATGATCTGCTGCTGGTGCAAATCGGCTCCGGGTTTAAGACCAAAGGTGTGGATCGCAGCCTCAAGGCGCTGGCCGCATTGCCCGCCGATCTGAAGAAACGCACCCGGCTGTTTGTAATTGGCCAGGACGACCCCAAATTATTCCAGATGCAGAGCGCCACATTGGGGCTCGGCGATAACGTGACGTTCCTCAAGGGCCGCAGCGACATCCCGCGTTTTCTGCTCGGCGCCGATCTGTTGATTCACCCGGCGTACAACGAAAACACCGGAACCGTGTTGCTCGAAGCCCTGGTGGCCGGGTTGCCGGTGCTGGTGAGTGCGGTGTGTGGTTACGCCCATTACATCGCCGAGGCCGACGCCGGTCTGGTGCTGGAAGAGCCTTTCGATCAGGCGCAACTGACTCAGTACCTGACCGGTATGTTGAACGACGCTCAAGCACGGGCGGCCTGGAGCCGCAATGGTCTGGCCTTTGCCGAGACGGCCGACCTCTACAGCATGCCGCAGCACGCGGCCGATGTGATTCTGGCGGAGCACGCTTAA
- a CDS encoding lipopolysaccharide kinase InaA family protein has translation MTDFLAAEDRALLERHGLGTFDALWVKQLDAVDEPNTARGGWSSVFRLDLEGHGYYLKRQSNYQTRTLHAPFGEPSFAREFRNISRYEKFGIPALKAAFFGERKVDGEVRAILLTRALDGWDDLDSLLQRWSDLSSAQHSAILQACGQLARCLHGARQIHGCFYPKHIFLQATGDGYLAQLIDLEKTRPLLFGLRDRAKDLEPLLRRAPEWSEAQLRELLAAYLDQSQDSSLIDSWLARLTARRSHKEAR, from the coding sequence ATGACTGATTTTCTGGCGGCTGAAGACCGTGCGCTGCTTGAGCGTCACGGCCTCGGCACCTTTGACGCACTCTGGGTCAAGCAGCTCGACGCTGTGGACGAGCCCAATACCGCTCGCGGTGGCTGGAGCAGCGTGTTTCGGCTGGATCTGGAAGGCCATGGCTACTACCTGAAACGCCAGAGCAACTACCAGACGCGCACCTTGCATGCGCCCTTTGGCGAGCCGAGCTTTGCCCGTGAATTTCGTAATATCAGTCGCTATGAAAAGTTCGGTATTCCGGCGTTGAAAGCGGCGTTTTTCGGTGAGCGCAAAGTCGACGGCGAAGTCCGAGCGATTCTGCTGACCCGTGCCCTGGACGGTTGGGATGACCTGGATTCGCTGTTGCAGCGCTGGTCGGACCTGAGTTCGGCGCAGCATTCGGCCATTCTGCAGGCCTGTGGGCAACTGGCTCGGTGCCTGCACGGCGCGCGTCAGATTCACGGTTGCTTCTACCCCAAGCACATTTTTCTCCAGGCCACCGGCGACGGTTACCTGGCCCAGCTGATCGACCTGGAAAAGACCCGGCCGTTGCTGTTTGGTCTGCGTGATCGGGCCAAAGATCTGGAGCCGTTGCTGCGTCGGGCGCCTGAGTGGAGCGAAGCGCAGTTGCGCGAGCTGCTGGCCGCCTATCTGGATCAATCGCAAGACAGTTCGCTGATCGACAGCTGGCTTGCGCGTCTGACCGCGCGGCGTAGTCATAAGGAGGCGCGCTGA
- a CDS encoding lipopolysaccharide kinase InaA family protein, with amino-acid sequence MAGWKLEPAYSDLAEDFGSLEAVFALEGERLTRDLLSEVIRVQRNGVNYYVKRYVGAGKGLRRYLGKPRVKAEWQNLKRFAKWGIPTAEVVAWGLERRGAAYDRGAMITRELPHTEDLSALAERHDPKLADRAWVDNVSRQLAGYTRTMHDHRFTHNDLKWRNLLIDDEARLFLIDCPNGDFWRGFWLKYRITKDLACLDKVAKYHLSATQRLRFYLQYRQRDRLNAADKKRIRHVVRFFEGRE; translated from the coding sequence ATGGCGGGTTGGAAACTGGAGCCTGCGTACAGTGATCTTGCAGAAGATTTCGGCAGTCTTGAGGCTGTGTTTGCGCTTGAGGGCGAACGCCTGACGCGCGACCTGTTGTCCGAGGTCATTCGCGTCCAGCGCAATGGCGTCAACTATTACGTCAAACGCTACGTGGGTGCTGGCAAAGGTCTGCGCCGTTACCTGGGCAAGCCTCGGGTGAAAGCCGAGTGGCAAAATCTCAAGCGCTTTGCCAAGTGGGGCATTCCTACCGCCGAAGTGGTGGCTTGGGGCCTGGAACGTCGCGGTGCGGCGTACGATCGCGGGGCAATGATCACCCGTGAGCTGCCGCATACCGAAGACTTGTCGGCTTTGGCCGAGCGGCATGATCCTAAACTGGCGGACCGCGCCTGGGTCGACAACGTCAGCCGCCAGCTGGCGGGTTATACCCGGACCATGCACGACCATCGTTTTACCCATAACGATTTGAAGTGGCGCAACCTGCTGATCGACGATGAGGCCCGGCTGTTTTTGATCGACTGCCCCAATGGTGATTTCTGGCGCGGCTTCTGGCTCAAATACCGGATCACCAAGGACCTGGCCTGTCTGGACAAGGTCGCCAAGTATCACTTGTCGGCTACCCAGCGCCTGCGCTTTTACCTGCAATACCGCCAGCGTGATCGGCTGAATGCCGCCGACAAAAAACGGATCCGGCACGTGGTGAGATTTTTCGAGGGGCGCGAATGA
- the rfaC gene encoding lipopolysaccharide heptosyltransferase RfaC yields the protein MRVLLIKTSSLGDVIHALPALTDAARAIPGIQFDWVVEEGFAEIPTWHPAVDKVIPVAIRRWRKNIWQTIKSGEWKRFKQSVRANKYDLVIDAQGLLKSALLTRYAKAPVAGLDKNSAREPIAARFYSRRLAVARGQHAVERVRQLFAVALGYDLPKGLGDYGLNVERLVELPRKNPYVVFLHGTTWDTKHWPEAYWRELAERVGYLGVAVKLPWGNPIEKARAERIAKDMRHVEVLPKLNLAGVGKVLAGAQACVAVDTGLGHLAAALDVPTISLFGPTNPGLTGAYGKAQIHIASDFPCAPCLQKKCTYQPTAQDARQFDLKREWPLCFTRLNPERVATRLSTLLLAEELR from the coding sequence TTGCGGGTACTGCTGATCAAGACTTCTTCGCTGGGCGACGTGATTCACGCGTTGCCGGCGCTGACCGACGCGGCACGGGCGATCCCCGGCATCCAGTTCGACTGGGTGGTGGAAGAAGGCTTCGCCGAAATCCCGACCTGGCACCCGGCCGTGGACAAGGTGATTCCCGTCGCGATCCGTCGCTGGCGCAAAAACATCTGGCAGACCATCAAGAGTGGCGAGTGGAAGCGCTTCAAGCAAAGCGTTCGCGCTAACAAATATGATTTGGTGATCGATGCCCAGGGCTTGCTGAAAAGTGCGTTGCTGACCCGATACGCCAAAGCCCCGGTGGCCGGGCTGGATAAAAACTCGGCCCGTGAGCCGATTGCCGCACGCTTTTATTCCCGGCGTCTGGCCGTGGCCCGTGGGCAACACGCGGTGGAGCGGGTGCGTCAGCTGTTTGCCGTGGCCCTGGGTTACGACTTGCCCAAAGGCTTGGGCGATTACGGCCTGAACGTCGAGCGACTGGTGGAATTGCCGCGCAAGAATCCTTATGTGGTGTTCCTGCACGGCACCACGTGGGACACCAAACACTGGCCTGAAGCCTACTGGCGCGAGTTGGCCGAGCGCGTCGGCTATCTCGGTGTCGCGGTGAAGCTGCCGTGGGGTAATCCGATCGAGAAAGCCCGGGCTGAACGCATCGCCAAAGACATGAGGCACGTCGAAGTGCTGCCCAAGCTGAATCTTGCGGGTGTCGGCAAAGTGCTGGCCGGCGCGCAAGCCTGCGTGGCGGTGGACACCGGCCTCGGTCACCTCGCCGCTGCGCTAGACGTGCCGACGATATCGTTGTTCGGCCCGACCAACCCGGGCCTGACCGGTGCCTACGGTAAAGCGCAGATTCACATCGCCAGCGATTTCCCTTGCGCGCCGTGTCTGCAAAAGAAATGTACGTATCAACCGACGGCCCAAGATGCCCGTCAGTTTGACCTTAAACGCGAGTGGCCCCTGTGCTTCACGCGTCTGAATCCCGAGCGTGTCGCGACCCGACTGAGCACGTTGTTACTGGCTGAGGAGCTGCGCTGA